In Dromiciops gliroides isolate mDroGli1 chromosome 5, mDroGli1.pri, whole genome shotgun sequence, the following are encoded in one genomic region:
- the CX3CR1 gene encoding LOW QUALITY PROTEIN: CX3C chemokine receptor 1 (The sequence of the model RefSeq protein was modified relative to this genomic sequence to represent the inferred CDS: inserted 6 bases in 5 codons), whose amino-acid sequence MPETTPESTTFSYNYENFPIACDHTDILDFGIIFLPTLYSLVFAFGLVGNLLVVLALTNSSKHKSITDIYLLNLALSDLLFVATLPFWTHYMLNEQGFNNALCKLITAFYFIGYFSGIFFITIISIDRYXAIVLAANSXNSRTVQHGVIVSLGVWASAILVATPQXMFTEQVDHECXGNYPDVLQDIWPVLQNVETNFLGFMVPLLIMCYCYFGIIRTIFSCKNHKKTRTIKLILVVVIVFFLFWTPYNVMIFLETLKYYNFFDSCELKKDMRLAMNVTETIAFIHCCLNPFIYAFAGEKFRKYLYHLYRKCLSILCSRDASSQFSXGRCSQARSTIISFSVTSYTSDGDGSILL is encoded by the exons ATGCCCGAAACAACTCCTGAATCAACAACATTCTCGTACAACTACGAAAACTTTCCCATCGCCTGTGACCATACGGACATCTTGGACTTTGGGATCATCTTCTTGCCTACTCTCTACTCCCTCGTCTTTGCCTTTGGCCTGGTGGGGAACCTGCTGGTGGTCCTTGCGCTCACCAACAGCAGCAAACACAAAAGCATCACGGATATTTACCTCCTCAACCTGGCATTATCTGACCTGCTCTTTGTGGCAACCCTTCCCTTCTGGACTCACTATATGCTCAATGAGCAGGGCTTCAACAATGCCTTATGCAAGCTCATCACCGCCTTCTACTTTATTGGCTACTTCAGTGGCATCTTCTTTATAACTATCATAAGCATCGACAGAT TGGCTATAGTCCTAGCAGCCAACT TTAACAGCAGGACGGTCCAACATGGGGTCATAGTCAGTCTCGGAGTCTGGGCGTCAGCCATCCTCGTTGCCACCCCCC TTATGTTCACTGAACAAGTGGACCATGAGT CTGGAAATTACCCTGACGTTCTTCAGGATATCTGGCCTGTGCTCCAGAATGTGGAAACAAATTTCCTTGGCTTTATGGTCCCGCTTCTCATCATGTGCTACTGTTACTTTGGGATCATCCGGACAATATTTTCTTGCAAAAACCACAAAAAGACAAGGACGATCAAGCTGATATTGGTGGTGGtgattgtctttttcctcttctggacACCTTACAATGTCATGATTTTCCTGGAAACGCTCAAATACTACAACTTCTTTGATAGTTGTGAACTGAAGAAGGACATGAGGCTCGCCATGAATGTGACAGAAACAATTGCCTTCATCCACTGCTGCCTTAATCCCTTTATCTATGCTTTTGCTGGTGAAAAATTCAGGAAATACCTTTATCACTTATATAGGAAGTGCCTGTCCATCCTGTGTAGCCGTGATGCCAGTAGTCAGTTCTC CGGCAGATGCTCACAAGCGAGAAGTACTATCATCAGTTTCAGCGTTACTAGCTACACAAGTGACGGAGACGGCTCTATACTTCTCTGA